The segment TATGTCCACTAATCTTATCCCATTGTTCTCACTATAGTCCAACTTCATATAGAAGTCTGGCTGCTTCCACtagatgctgctgttgttcccTGTAGAGTGAATCAAATCACTGTGTAGcaaaaatacaggaagaagatgGGGCTCTTTGATCAGGAGATGTGAGGACACTGCCACTTCTGACCCAGTCAGTGTACAGCCTTAAACAAATAAAGGATCCTGAGTGGACAGAAAAGACGTCAgagcccccccacccctccccacTGTAAACACAATCCTGTTGCATGGTCTGTGTTATAGCAGACGGTCTGGTGTGATCACATCAGGAGATGAACAGACCCCACATAGATCTAATCACTTGGCTGATGAATGTGTGATATGTATCTGGTATTATATTACTCCGTTTTGTTTACAAAGGCTGCTGcataaatgtttttcacatctGTCTGAATGACTGCAGAATTTAGTATCACACAGGAACACGCAATCATAAATCACCAGTCAAGCAGGAGGCATTATGCAACGTTGGATCCAAAGGGCATAAGCAGCACTTGTTTACACTGCAAGCACCATTAGTTATTGATTATGTGATTTGATTGAGTGAGTGATTAaaactgcgtgtgtgtgtgttattcgTTTTATGGAGTTGAGAAATAATAGGGACAAAGGTCACATATGTGAAGATGTGGGGGGAGGAGCGAtaaggaagagaggaaaaaccTGTCAGGGAATGATCTGATTGGgtagtgtttatgtgtgacaGGATAACAACACGCCCACCTTCCCACTCCCACCCACCTGACTGaaatcacaaatacacagtACCAATGTAATTCAAAAgaacatttacttaagtactctactatactgtatgtagttcTGAGATTTCTTTGACTTTACAAACATAACATATGATCATCtcataaaatatgatgcattattaaagattaaaggCTCTGCAATGAAGTAAAGGAGGCTACATTTTCACAACATATTCTCATATTTCATCTTCTTCCACACCATTTGTGTAGATGATGCTTTGTGAAATTTACTGAGTAACAGTGGTGAGAAGAAGTCAGCTCAACTGTTGTTTCAGTGGAAACAAAGACAGGCCCTATCCTATTGTTATTATGCCTCAGTGACAGCCATGGCTGGGGGCATTATATCTTCATGTTGTCCATTCATCccattttcacaaacacaatatcACAAAAACACCttgagggatttttttttttaattttgcacaAGCTCATCAGATTTAGCTGATCAAAGGTCAAAGGGCAGCTGTTGTGAATGTCTTGTGAACATGAAGGAATGCTTTGAGGGAGGCTTTTTTTTCAATTGTGGCaaaaatgtccacttggacttgAGGATGAACTGATTAAGTTCTGCTGGTCACAATCTTGTGAACATAGAATATCTCAGAACCACCAGGGAATTAATTTCATTGCACATGGCACATATGTCCACTTAATAATTGATTAGAATATGAATGTGGACAGACTATAACTGGACTGGTTTACAGAGGATTAGAACTGCAACATGATGTCTCTGTTGCTGCTTCTTGGATATTGGTGATGTGAACATATTTAAAGAAGGTGCTTTCTGTTGTCCTTAAGGAAGATGTGTCCAAACACCAGACTTCCCCTTGTGAAACTAACTTCTATCAGCTACAGATGGGTGACCAGACAGCCACTGTGATCTCTAGCAGATAAATAAGATTACTAAAAGGCACAAGTCACAGCTGTGTACACTTAAAAATCAGTGAACAACACTACAGCTAAAAGGGCTCAACAGCCAAATGATTAAAGATACCGCAGTTTTCAATGGCTTCATTTCTGAATGTCACCTTTCAGAGCCAGCACTGCAGCCATGGGCGTTTACGATGTATGTATGCAGTCATTCataggaaatgtgtgtgtgtgtgcgcactgaGAGTCTGCTGACTCTGCAGGGCCTACCAAAAACCATGAGGCAGGAGAACTGAAGTTTGACCAGACATGTTGGACTGTTGAATCTCTATCTATCTCCCGTCTGCTGTATATTCTTCTGTCCAACACACACCTCTTTACTATCACTGTCTGtcacagctcagtgtgtgtatgtgtgtgttgcacagtTAGAAGAAGGTAGAACCTCCCGCTGGCTCAGGTCTTAAAGAAAGTCACTGGTTCTTCGCTGGAACAGGCTAAATTTCAACTTGAACTTTTCccattaatcaattaatcattaatcagGAAAATAATTAGAACATTACACAGTGGAAATAATTGTCACTCCAGCCCTAAAGCTACACTTGTATAACAGAAGGCATTTTGTTTGTTACCATAAAATAGTAGCAaacagtaatagtaataataacttGACTTGTTTTAGAGACATACTGCTGAATCACtgcaatattttacagtaatgcATGGAATTGATAGTATTCCCAATAGTGGACGTGGTATGAAAGTATTTCCATGGCATCACAGCACTTCTAAAGGACAGGCTTTCATAGATCTTATGGTTTGCACACAGCTATACTTGTAACTTCAGAGGAAACATGTTTGTGAGAGTTCCTCCACCATAAAACTGTAAACCAGTGGGACGCTGCACAGTGTGGCTGATGATAACTAATAAAGAGACAGTTGTCAACATCTTTGCTTCCTTTGGGACCTGAAACCTTTTCCCCCCCCTCTTGCAGCTGGTATAAGGGGCGGGTGGGTTCACGCGGCACCGGCAGTCAGGATCTGTTTCCGGGTTGTTTCTCCGCGCTGCttttcggtgtgtgtgtgtgtgtgtgtgtgtgttgtgtgtgtgtgtgtgtgtgtgtgtgtgtgtgtgtgtgtgtgtgttgtcgcTGGGTTGTGCAGGACCTGTGGAAACTTGCATCATCCGGACGCTCCGTGCTGTGGAGGAGAGACAACGCAGCGATGTGGACAGAGCCAGGGGACAACAAGtagacctcctcctcctccttctcctgagGCCGACTCTATAAAGCAGCTGCCGGACTCTGGGGGACGCAGTCGGCCAGGACAGCGTCCGCTTCATCGGTCACATCCAAGTGTAGGAGTGCGAACAAAGTGCAAGGTCCCGTGTGTGAGCAGATATGAGCTGTGAGCAGCTCTAGTGGTCCTCACTTCTTGTCCTCACTTCTCCtcacttctcctctcttctcctcacttGTCCTCTCGTTACCTCTCCACACCACTTCTGTGTGCCTCCTTACACGTTTTCTAAGGTTGGTTTGCTCCGGAGATGTCGAGCCTGTTACTGGGAGTTCTCCGCAGGTAAGTCAGTGAAACTTTTGGATTTTGTTTAGTGATTTTTAAATCGTGTTTTCGGCTCTGAACGTTACACTTTACGTCATTAATGTGACGTTACGTCGCTTAAATAAAGCAACTTCTAACAGGAGAGTTACAGCGAGGCTGAAAGGTTTTTAACACGAGTTCACATATGTTAACATACAAAATGCCAGTTAATTAAATCAGTTTGAACGATGAATGTTACATAAATACATGCAGGGTTTTAAAATGTATCCTGGTAAACGCGTGTAGTGTCAATTTAACCTTAATTTGAACCATTTTGTCATAATCCTACCCAGTAGTGGACAGTAACTAAGTACGTTACTTAAATACTGTGCTTAAGTACAAATCTGAGTGATTTCTACTTAAGCATTTCaattttctgctgcttcatATTTGATCTTAACAACAATTCAGAGGTAAATGTTGTACTTTCAGCCCACTATATTTATTTGCTAACTTTAGTTACTTTTTACGTTCAGATTAGCGTTACAAAATGCAATCCAACCATCCACTGCTATGTAAAGTCGTTATTAGACTAGATTAATGGTTGGAATTAGCTCCGTCTTGatcagctgcaacattaaagtgatgaacaGAATAATGCATCAGTAAATATTATTAGACAATAATCTATTCATTGATGTGAAATGATCCACTATTGCACAAACAAAACTGTACTTTTGGTGCTGCAAGTAAACCAGTGTACTTTTACTAACGTACCATTACGAATGCAAGACATTGGAttgagtatttctacactgtactagttttatttaagtaaatgaTCATGTTCCACTACTGGTATTACTACTTTTTCTGAGGATGAAAGAGGAAGCATTTTTCCATGTGTGACCTTGCAACATAACATCCATTTTGATTCTTCAAGTTGTAGCTGAATAAATGTACATAATATACAGACACCTTTCCAATAAAACAAACCCTTTGACAGTATTTCTTTTATGAAAGACGGATATTTTAAGCTCTTTTGTTACTATAATAAGTCTAACCTTTATTGTGAAATCTTGattgttttcagctgctgtgcCGACTGCAGCCACAAACTTGTCAGACTTGATCTCAGTGACAGACTGAAGATCAGATGACACAGAACGAAGGCCTGTAGTTGTCTTTACAGATCAAACAACAGGCCAGAGTAGTTTGTGATTTGTGAGAACATCTTCCTTCAGGTGTTCATCATGTTCATCATGCCACATCACACAGGAAATCGGGGGCTTACAGTGAGCGCTCcatggtgtttgtgtttgtgtgtgtgtgcttttataaTGGCATTAAAGTCTCTGACTGCCACCATAGTAGGGCATGTGAGTTGGTGACAGAAGGccgtgtgtgttttgtttgtatttctgcttGAGAGCTTGTTATTGGCTGGAGTCATCGCTGTTCTATTTGCCTGAATGTCCTGGAGCATGTTCCTTGTTTCCCATTTACTCATCATACCTTGTGTGAGGCTAATGCATGCAGTACGTGTATACCTATATATTCTACGTGATATTCTGGCGTGTCTTTGCTACGTGTTTGTAGACTCTGCCCTAAAGAGACTATTGACCAGGATCTGTCAGGGCGGGCAAGGGGGAGTGTAGGTGTGTCTGCACGTTGTGTGTGAGGATTGGCCTGCTGGTTGAATGTGAGGTTGGAGGAAATGTTCAGCTGTTAGGAGAATAGATAACTAAGATATGCTATCTGTTCCTTGATATTGTTTGCCTTCTGTTCTGGGTCCTTAACTCCAAAATTGACCTTATAAAACAGAGAATTACGTTCCCTGATTCACTGTTGCAAATGTCTATTGAGGTCTCAACAAATGCACGCTCAATGTGTCAAATGCTTATGCTGACAACAAGAAAATATGTGATAATTCCACTCTAGGGCTTTTGCTGTCATCTTCTGTGTCCTGTCGGCTGTGGCCAAGATTAGGCCAGAAAATCAACAGTAAGCAAACAGTTAGCTTGTGACAGGATGCCACATcttttgatggaaatgaaaatcaTCAACCTACAAAGAGCTGTattcaaagtggaaaaatgatgcagcaggttagtctATTTTGCTGAAATTTTATTGCAGCAACTCAGAATGCTACTCAGTAGTTTTATCGCTCACACATGCTTGTGTGCATTCCTGACCTCAGGGCATGCTTCTAATGAGACGACTGATTGTGTCCTGGGGTATCACCTCCCAGATCTGTACCAGGGCATCACCAAGCTCCCAGCACCCTGTGTCATTGTCTACCCTGTAGAAGTCTGTACATCCCTGCATGGATATgtctccccagaccatcactaACCCACCACCAAACCTTCTGGCAATGGCACATATTAGTGTGTCATCCTGAAGAAGTTGAACTGTCTGTGCAAACTCTGTAGGGTCCAGACATCACCCCATACTACCAGTAATAGAAATATGTGGCCTCCACCTTTAAAACTATGGGGATTGTCTCATTGTTGACCCactagttcacctgttgttaatttcattaacatcaacatgaaacagatgaacaacCCCCTCTAAACTCTAAATAAAAAGTCTCTCTTAAATTATTTGAGCAATGCCTTAGCAGGATTATTTGCTTTGTCTTCTGAGGGCTTTGGCTGTGCTGGGGAGATGGCAAATCACAATTTCCTTGAAGGAAATTTTACACCTGGGAAGGGATCTTTGGTTCTTGGTAGTTTGGAAACAAACTACCAGGAACCTTCAGTGTAATCACAGACATGATGGTTCATCAATTATCACAGACAAAACAAGGCCCATTTTATTTTTTCGTCTTCTGGAGTTCTTGAGTCTGCAGTACTGCTTCTTTCGTTCCAATTTGGTTAAATCATGTATTCATTTAGTTTCAAAAAGTCCCCTGAAAGACGTTTCCTTTTACACCATCGTGacattgacatttgtttttgataatGAAAATTCTTTAGAGCTATTGGATGGATTGACATCATGTTGGTGATCCTCTGACTTTCACTATTAATGCAGCTAATGATCTTGTGTTCCAGCTGTGTGCTGTATACGACTAAGTGGCTAATGTTAGCATGCAAACATGCTCAGGATGATGACATGAAATTCAGTTGTCTGTGTGCTGAGTCTGCTTTTTTAGCACAACTGGAGTGTGTTCATGATTAATTTTTCTGGTGCAGTAGTTTGAACCCTGAGACTGGCATTAACCTGTTCTCagctcttttttcctcttcctgttaaGTAATGACACattgttttctctcagtgtgCATGGTGCCCGTGCCCTTTGTACGAGCCGACCAGATTTACGTGCTTACCTGCATGAAAGATTAGATGCATGAATCCTTAATGGCATGCTGACAGGACaactctgtttctgtctttcaaaCAACAGATAGTGCAGGAGAGGTTTCTACTTCTAGACTTAGCCATTGTTTTAATTAACTAGCTATAATTGGAACTTGGCTCTTTAATTACAGTTCATCTGGATTCCTCACTTAGCATACAgaatacacattttatatttttctgaaGATATTATTGATAGTCCGTCAATCTAGTCCGAATATTACTTCCATAGTTAGTGCACACAAGCTTGCATAGCAGCTGTCCTCTCAGTGgcttgtgtttgtgaatatCATGCTGCTAACAGACAATAGGCTCCCCCTGTGTGCCTCTTTATGTGGGGACAGAGGGTCCTAAGTTGTCACAAGGCACCAAAGTCCTCTCATAACTATGAGATGATCCTCATCACTGCTGTGACATGGAAAatgtacaacaacaaaaaataacagcaaaaagagcaaaagaagcAGTAGTTACAATCAGTTACAGAACAAGAAATACCTTTAACAAGACTCAAAGAGCATGCTGATCTTTTTTATTCTAATGATTAATAAAATTGTAATAACTGGAAAGACTTTCTTTGAATCACTAAATAAAGTATCTCCAGCTGATCCAGTGAGGACCATCTCTCTGCACTACACTGTGGTTAGAACCAGGTCATCCAGATGATCTGAAGTCATGTGTCTCCTGGTTATGGCAATGCCAACATCTCAGAAATGGCTCTCAGATCACACACAAGCTAATTCATCTATTTAATATGACTTAAAGTTTGTATTTATCCTTTTCCACATGATGGAATTAGTACTTTTTAGGGCTGAAAAGATTAAGTAGAGATCtctgctttaaaaatgtgtctgcCATTTCCGTTTCTGGTTGTGTACGGAGTTGCTGCCAACTCAGCCACAGgatattgtaaatgtaaattcttATACACAAAATGAAATCTGGTTTTCTTGCAGAGACGACTGCTTTAGTATCATTTCACTGACTTCAGCTCACTGACTCTTCTGTGTTTGCTAAAAACCTGTCAGCGTGAATATTGTAGACTTGACAATAACAGTGAGAATTCTTGTTTGAGTGTCTGTCATGGTTTAGATTATATACAGGAGTCCACTGTTACTTTGCTTTGGTTACCACTAAGATACAAAATACTAACACTCTCTTTAAATGCTTAAATGCAGGCATGGGGGTGTTGGGGCAGGTATCGGGGTCCGGTCCTTGGCCTCCATCCCCTCGCTGCCCTCTCCTGTGGCAGACTTTGTTAAGGGAGCGGTGGAGGAGTGTAAGCCCGCCGGTGTACACGTGGTGACAGGAACACCAGAGGAAACAGCCAACATCTTAGCAGGTCTGGAGAGGGACGGAATGGTCAAGAAGCTTACCAAATATGAGAACTGGTAAGGGCTTTACATACAGCACATGGATGCTTTCAGTGGTGTGTTGCTCTAACGCCACATGTATTGTCTTCTGAAACTCCTTAGCTTCTCTGCatcatactgtgtttttttttttctctgttatgCAGTTGGCTGGCTCGTACAGACCCAAAGGATGTGGCTCGAGTGGAGAGCAAGACTGTAATTGTGACCAAGAGCCAGAGAGACACCATTCCCATCCCAGCTTCAGGAGTGAAGAGCCAGCTTGGTAACTGGATGAGTGAGTCGGACTGGCAGAAAGCCAGAGAGGAGCGGTTCCCCGGCTGCATGGCAGGTACGTTGGTGATTGGAATTAATTTTATCTCTTGTTGCCAGGAAATCTCTGTCAACAGTGCTTTTGCAGATTTCACTTAAGCAGCTAGGTGACAAGTTAAACCACTCTGGCTCAGAAAGGACAAGATTTACAGGGAGTGTCTGTGTCACTTGTGTCCTGATCTGTGTTAGGATCCTCTGCTTCTCGCTCCTATCTGTAGGTCGGACCATGTATGTGATTCCCTTTAGCATGGGTCCTGTCGGCTCCACTCTGAGTAAATACGGTGTCCAGGTACTGACTATGCTCTTCTAACTGCAGTACTCCTGCTTTGCTTCATGACTGTAATTCATCTCTTTAATGATTTATTACTAAAGAGTATATTAGAGTATTTAATGCTGATCAGTCACTTTAGAATGTCCTTGAAAATGTTCGTTCTCCTTGAAGGTGACGGACTCACCATACGTTGTGGCCAGCATGGGTATAATGACACGTATGGGGACACCTGTTCTGAAGAAACTGGCTGAAGGAGTGGAGTTTGTCCGCTGTCAGCACTCTGTGGGGCGACCTTTCCCTCTCAAAGGTGCACATACCAAGAGCCTTAAACAAGTTATATTACTGGATTGCTTGAAATTTGTATAAAAGACAAACTGTTCCTCTCCAGCCCCCCTGGTCAACTCGTGGCCCTGTAATCCAGATAAAGTGCTGATATCTCACCTGCCGGACAGCAGGCAGATCTTGTCCTTCGGCAGCGGCTATGGAGGAAACTCTCTCCTGGGAAAGAAGTGCTTTGCCCTCCGCATCGCCTCCCGCATCGCCAAGGATGAGGGCTGGCTGGCAGAGCACATGCTGGTGAGAATGGCACATTATGATTGACTTAGATTTTTCAGTGATTTGATAAGTAAGTGTGACAAATGAATGACAAATATTCACTCTCTCTTCAGATCCTGGGTATCACTAATCCTCAGGGAGTAAAGCGTTATGTAGCGGCGGCCTTCCCTAGTGCCTGTGGTAAAACCAACTTGGCCATGATGAAACCAACTCTGCCAGGCTGGAAAGTCGAGTGTGTGGGAGACGACATTGCATGGATGAAGTTTGACAGCCAAGGTGACAGTGAGGAGCAGAGCTCGCACACACAGGCTTGCTCTATTGGCCTTTGTGTCATAGTAAATGTTTATGTCACACATCTCTGTAGGTAAACTGAGAGCTATCAACCCAGAGAACGGTTTCTTCGGCGTGGCTCCAGGCACCTCAGACAAGACCAACCCCTACGCCATGGCCACCATTGCCAAGAACACAGTGTTCACCAACGTTGGTGAGACCAGCGATGGTGGGGTGTGGTGGGAAGGACTCAGCCCCCCTTCAGCAGGCATTGCACTCACAGACTGGCATGGCAAAACCTGGAAGCATGGTAACAAACCCACACAGTGGTTGTTTTTATAAGGACCTCAAGCTTAGGTGTGCTGCTTTTAGTTCAATTCttgaattgtgtgtgtggttcttcTCTACACTGGTTCATTATTAACAGACTATATCTGGCATCTGAA is part of the Anabas testudineus chromosome 2, fAnaTes1.2, whole genome shotgun sequence genome and harbors:
- the pck2 gene encoding phosphoenolpyruvate carboxykinase [GTP], mitochondrial, with the translated sequence MSSLLLGVLRRHGGVGAGIGVRSLASIPSLPSPVADFVKGAVEECKPAGVHVVTGTPEETANILAGLERDGMVKKLTKYENCWLARTDPKDVARVESKTVIVTKSQRDTIPIPASGVKSQLGNWMSESDWQKAREERFPGCMAGRTMYVIPFSMGPVGSTLSKYGVQVTDSPYVVASMGIMTRMGTPVLKKLAEGVEFVRCQHSVGRPFPLKAPLVNSWPCNPDKVLISHLPDSRQILSFGSGYGGNSLLGKKCFALRIASRIAKDEGWLAEHMLILGITNPQGVKRYVAAAFPSACGKTNLAMMKPTLPGWKVECVGDDIAWMKFDSQGKLRAINPENGFFGVAPGTSDKTNPYAMATIAKNTVFTNVGETSDGGVWWEGLSPPSAGIALTDWHGKTWKHGSSTPCAHPNSRFCAPAGQCPIIDPQWESEQGVPIDAIIFGGRRPEGVPLVYESFSWQHGVFVGAAMRSEATAAAEHKGKVVMHDPFAMRPFFGYNFGDYLAHWLSMERRKAPTHLPKIFHVNWFRKDPSTGAFLWPGFGENARVLEWIFKRCGREREDEAAKKSIIGWLPEDGTIDTKGLSSNVDMGALFDVPKPFWQKETKELRAYFTQQVGADLPAQVEAELKALEDRVHN